The DNA segment CACGTCATTACCTGCAAAAGACGCAATTAACCGTAGGCGAGATCGCTTTTCTGCTTGGCTTCGACGAACCTAATTCATTTTTCAGGGCCTTCAAAGGGTGGACTGGTACAACCCCACAACGCGTCCGCGACATGCTGACGCTAAACTAACGTCGAAAACTGGCGCATTCAGATAGTGAATTGGCGTCTTGCAGCATGTTTTATCACACAGCGACCGTTACTTTAAACGTACCCATTTAATATGGTCATGGGGTAATCACTTCAATACAGCATTAAAACCATGCAGCATAAAAAAAGAAAAGCTGGCTTTACTATTGCGATTGGCGGCCTGCTAGCTGGCTTATTATGGGCCGGCTTACTATGGGAAGACCCGGTGTTTGCACAACCAGCAACGGCAGCATCCACTGCTCCTGCGGCGTCTATCGTACCTGTCGTAGCCACAGGGGTTGACGATGCCGCTAAAACGGCTTTTGATCAAATGATGGACGTTGTCGCCCACAAGCGATGTGTTAATTGTCATCCCTCCGGTGACCAACCCAATCAGGGTGAAGACAGTCATCCACATCGTTTTGGTGTACAGCGGGGGGCAGATGGCTTTGGCGCTGCCGGCCTGCAATGCAGTACCTGCCATCAGACAGAAAACAATACAACTTCCGGTGTCCCCGGCGCGCCTCACTGGCACCTGGCCCCTCGCAGCATGGGCTGGGAGGGTTTAAGTCGCGCAGACATAGCGCGCGCCATGATTGACCGGTCTAAAAATGGTGGACGTAGTCTCGCAGAAATTGAAAAACATCTAACTGAAGATGCACTGGTTTTATGGGTATTTGAGCCCGGTGTTAACCACGAAGGCATTCCGAGGGAAAAGCCGCCCGTATCTAAAACTGCGTATATCGAAGCTGTAAAATCATGGATTGCTGCCGGCGCCCCCATTCCAGAAAACTAGCGTGTTAACCCAAATATTATGATCTCTTTTACCATAAATGGCGAACAGACTACGGTTGATGTAGATCCAGACACCCCGCTGCTCTGGGTTATCCGGGATGAACTCGACCTCAAAGGCACCAAGTTTGGCTGCGGTAAAGCAGCCTGTGGCGCCTGCACTATTCATGTTGATGGACAGGCCGTACGCGCATGCTCCTTTGCCGTAAAATTTGCAGCAGGGAAAAACATTACAACCATCGAAGGACTCGGCACTGCTGAGAACCTTCACCCTGTACAACAGGCCTGGATCGAGGAAATAGTCCCGCAATGCGGCTACTGCCAGCCTGGCTTCATGATGGCAACCGCAGCCATGCTCGAAAAAATCCCAAACCCAACCGATGAAGACATTGACAACAACATCGTTAATGTCTGTCGCTGCGCTACGTACTACCGGATGCGCAAAGCCATCCACAGGGCAGCTGAAATCAGAAATTCCAACGCGTAGCACAGAGCAATCATGAGTGAAACAAATACAACAAAGAAAAAAGGGATGACAAGACGCAAGTTTCTTGTCGGCTCGTCCATCGGGTTTGGGGTATTGCTTGGTGCCGGCTACTTTGGCCGCCATGCCATGCGACGGTACGTGTTTGAAATGGCTGATACCATCGACCTCACCTACAGCAACAGTGCTGCGCCAAACGTCTGGTTTGAGATCACTGCAGACAACCAGGTTACACTGCATTCACCGAAGGTAGAAATGGGCCAGGGGACCTTCACCGGACTGGCACAGATCGCCGCAGACGAACTGGAAGTGGACATATCGCAAATCCGTGTGGTCCATGCAGCTACGTCGACGGGTAGTGTGGATCCCTTCTCAACCGGTGGCAGCAACTCTATTTCTGGCCTGTGGCAACCCCTGCGTGAACTCGCGGCAACCATGCGTGAGATGTTAAAGACCGAGGCAGCCGGTATTATGGGTGTTGATGCATCAACCCTTACCGCCGCCAATGGCGTAATTTCCGGTGGCAATAATTCGATGACCTACGGTGAAGTTGTCGCACAAGTTGAGTCGTGGAATGTACCCGATACGCCACCTCTAAAAGACATTAAAGATTACAAGTTTGTCGGCCAGCCTGTCCCTCGTTTAGACCTGGTCGACAAAGTTGTAGGTACACCCATTTTTGGGATGGATGCCACGATGCCGGCCATGCTGTATGGCGCAGTGGTTCGCCCCGATAAAGTTGGCGCGCGCTATGTAAGCGCAGATACCACTGAAGCGGAGCAAATGCCGGGTGTCGTTCAGGTGG comes from the Bacteroidota bacterium genome and includes:
- a CDS encoding (2Fe-2S)-binding protein: MMISFTINGEQTTVDVDPDTPLLWVIRDELDLKGTKFGCGKAACGACTIHVDGQAVRACSFAVKFAAGKNITTIEGLGTAENLHPVQQAWIEEIVPQCGYCQPGFMMATAAMLEKIPNPTDEDIDNNIVNVCRCATYYRMRKAIHRAAEIRNSNA